The genomic DNA CTTGAGATGTTTTTTAAAACCTTTGAATACACTActaagtttgcatttcctgccgtGCAGGAATATTTTCTGCAACAAAAATAATCAAATTTACGATCCTACATGAGAGAGACAACCTGATGTTGCAGCAACAGTACCTTCTCATCTATAATGTAGGGCGGCAATGTAAGGAGAACCCTGTGATGCCACGAGAGGGACTCCCAATGTCATAGGCCGACTGCCACATAGGCAACCTGACTGACAGACACCCACCCTTAGCAAACATGGGTGTCTCATAGTCACCTGACATAACCTGAGATAGTCTCTACTCATCAGTGGTGTATTGTCTGCTGATTTACATAAAGTTTTATTCAAATGAGTGAGTTTTTAATTATTGCTTCACGTACCATTTTAGAGAGAGATTGTAGCAGGATTTCTCATTTAGTTCCTCTACCGTAACATCTGCTGAGTGTTTTATTTCCCAGACAGGATTTCTATACCTACACTGTGTTTTACCCAAGAAGAAGATATATAATTGTAATATTTTACAACAAGTCTATAAAGTGATATCATTTATTCCTACGTAGCATCAGTagcggtgtgtgggtaaaatcactggggaagctaagccccccccccccaaaaaacaggagctgcctccactattccagcaccatttcaactttaACGTCATCAAATCTCCTCTGCTTTGTCTAAAAGGGGACAACTAAAAGATAGCGAAAACATTTTTGTCCAATCACACGTAAGCTAAATGTGATGTGGCTGTCTGTGgttctgatttgtgtgtgtgtgtgtgtgtgtgtgtgtgtgtgtgtgtgtgtgtgtgtgtgtgtgtaagtagaaAAAGTCATGTTGAATCACCCTACTTGCAGAGAtacaccaatgccatcctccccTCTTTCATGTTGTCTAAAtggtctatgactctgtcatacagcCTTACATTTCTTATTTATTGTTGTCCTGAACTAcatggctaaaatgcttgctcgctagcctaacttcctttcatggacAACAATGCACCAGAACAGCTAGTTAACAAATACtcgctcgctagcctaacttcctttcatggacAACAATGCACCAGAACAGCTAGTTAACAAATGCtcgctcgctagcctaacttcctttcatggacAACAATGCACCAGAACAGCTAGTTAACAAATGCtcgctcgctagcctaacttcctttcatggacAACAATGCACCAGAACAGCTAGTTAACAAATGCtcgctcgctagcctaacttcctttcatggacAACAATGCACCAGAACAGCTAGTTAACAAATGCtcgctcgctagcctaacttcctttcatggacAACAATGCACCAGAACAGCTAGTTAACAAATACtcgctcgctagcctaacttcctttcatggacAACAATGCACCAGAACAGCTAGTTAACAAATGCtcgctcgctagcctaacttcctttcatggacAACAATGCACCAGAACAGCTAGTTAACAAATACtcgctcgctagcctaacttcctttcatggacAACAATGCACCAGAACAGCTAGTTAACAAATGCtcgctcgctagcctaacttcctttcatggacAACAATGCACCAGAACAGCTAGTTAACATTCtacattgaacttccatcctctcaggggcacaatgtatgaacggagaattaagtaaaaccacaagtccaaatcccggtcaccatccatggctaattttacgaaagggacaattttagctagctgaCTAGCAACCGGAGGACAACtgaacgagatgcaacaattgaAGTTGTTTCTGTGAATTACGTATTTCTCTTGAATCGATGCGATAGAAGGGAAGTTAAATCCAAACTGGCTCCCCTTGAACagttaaaataagaatttgttcttcactgactttgGAACTGAtttggaacatgctgtcgtacacagCGATCCAGAGCACCCCAAACATGTTCAATGGGTGAATGTTTGGTGAGCATgcacagtttgtgcagaaattattttgttgtgcaaacccacagtttcatcagctgtccgggtggctggtctcagaagaTCCGCCAGGTgatgaagccggatgtggaggtcttgAGCTggcgtggtctgtggttgtgagaccggttgaacgtactgccaaTTCTcgaaaacgacgttggaggcggcttgtggtagagaaattaacattcaattctcgcAACCGGTCTGATGGAcatccctgcagtcagcatgccaattgtacactCTCTCaatacttgagacatctgtggcattgtgttgtgtgacaaaactgcacattttagagtggtcttttattgtcctcggcacaaggtgcacctgtgtaatgatcatgcagtttcatcagcttcttgatatgccacacctgtcaggtggatggattatcttggcaaaatgagaaatgcttactgacagggatgtagagagaaatacgctttttgtgtgtaagtaaaatgtctgggatcttttatttcagctaatgaaacatgggaccaacactttacatgttgcgtttatatttgtgtaTAACCCTCACCCataacccctacccctaaccctaagcACAGATATTGCTGTTCTGTTGATATGGTGTTGTTTGATAACAGTAAGGAAAGCCCAGCAGGTTTGAGAATATCTCTTTTCTGTGAGTCTGGGAGAACAGTGTATTGAAGAGTCTGCCTGCGGTAGAGAGATCAGCATATGGCGCCTGTCACAATGAGTCAGTCAGCTATACAAGAACAGGGTGCTGCAGGTctttaacaacacacacacacacacacacacacacacacacacacacacacacacacacacacactacatgctGAATCCAAAATGTATGCGACAGCCATAGTCAGACTTAAAAATGGCACAGATTTCCCAGAACACAGATCATGGGTCAATACTGTACGAGGTCAGATTATTTTTGCAGTAATTAGTTGATGGAATGACATAAGTCACATGCATTCAAAACATTTTAACTgatttctcttcttcttctctcaggGTAAAGGAGTGATTTCATTTCAAGGCTGAGATCTGGTTGCAGGAAGGCCTGCTCATACCGTGACTCTGACACCCTAGCCTCCACCCCTTGGTCTGCCGTAATGTTCCCCATCCATCCCCACAGCCCCAGTCCCTTGGGTCAGTCCGACACAGAGACCCCAGAGGAAGACCACCtagcccccctctccccctccctcccgccctGCTGGGCCACCCAAGCCCTGCGTGACCTGGCCCGGGGGGAGACAGAGCATCGACGGCTGCTGGAGCGCCAGGTGGCTGAGACAGAGGGAGTGAGCAGGGGGCTGGAGCGTGCCATACTTGGGGCGAGACAGGAGGAGCGGCGTCTgctggagagagtggagcaggaCCACCGGGACACCCAGCGGAGGCTGGAGCAGCTGCAGAGGGAAAATGCTGCGGCCGCCCGAGTTAGTCAGGCCCTGCTGGACCAGAGGCTCCGTAAGGTCGCCCAGCTGCGGGAGCTGATCCAGAGGAGTGGTCAGTGCCAGACAGGGCCCGATCAGAACCTCCTGATCAGAGGGGTCGCCGACCTCCTCCAGCCCTGGGagatctccctctccctgaagAAGGTGAGCTTCAGACCCAGCTCCCAGCCCAATGTCGTCACCTTCGGGGAGATCAGATTCCAGGAGCACAACCTCTGTCTTAATGTAGGGGGTTGTGGGCCAGAGGGACAGTTTTGTGCCCTCCACTCTGGGGAGCACTGTGGGAATGCCCAGCTTGGGGGTGCAGGGGAAGTGAGAAGTACCCCCGATGGAGGGACTGGGCCGGGGCAAGATGTGACCTCCCCGACAGGCAGTGGGAGCCTGAGGGTTGTCAGGAAGATCCGCCTCTCTGCCAGGAGTGACGAGGAGTCGGGAGAAGAGAAGAAGTCATCCCCAAAAAGGAGACGCTGGCCTCCTAAGAGGGAGCCCTCTGACAGGGAGTCATCCCAGGATGAGGAGACAGAGTCCCCTATGTCTCAACCACAAGAAGAGGACCTCTTCCTGGCCACCTCCGCGTCGCTTAGCAACGGAGACTCTGAAGAGGACTTGAGGCACAGGACGAACAATTTCGGCGGCCGGCTGGGTTACGGGGTCATGAGCAAGAGGAAGCAGCGCACCCTGGTCATGGTCTCTGGCCGTGAGCCCTGCTCCCCACCAGAGGGGGGCAGACTGGAGCAAAGCAGCCTCAGTCCCTGCTGGAGCCTGGACAGTCAGGATGGAGGAGACAGCAGAGGCAGAGTGAGACCGTGTGAGTTCCCCAGGGAACTGCCGTCTCCTAGCTACAGAACAATGGGCTCTCCCTCTCCTAAGGTCAGTCCTAGGGAGCCACTGACCAGCTATAGCTCCATGGACCTCACCTCCAGAGAGTGCCCTCACTTGTGCCTCAGCGTGTCCTCTGATGACCACCAAATGGGCCCCACAGGGGACTCTGGCCATCCTCTTTCCCCAGCTGACAGCCTGGATTCCTGCTACACCTTCATCGTCAGCTCCCCCCGGGACCACAGCCTTAGAGGCTCCCTGAACCATGACTCCCGCCTGTCCAAGTCAGCGGCAGACTTGTCACGCAAGACCCCCCCACTGATCAACTGTGGGAGGGGGGAGCATGTGGGGGCCTGGAGGGTGAACAGGAGCAGCCtgacctccaccaccacctccatcccCCCGACACTGAGCCGAGGACACACCATCTCTGAGGGTCTACAGAGTCCCACCGGGCGCAGAGACTCTGGGGTGTGGGGCCCAGTAGCCAAGAGGCAGAGTGGGATTATAGGGAGTACCAGCCGGGTGAGCAGGTGTCTCTCCATGTCGGTCATAGACTCTGCCTCTCAGGAGCAGCAGGGGAGAGGCtggggggatagaggggagagaggaaagccTGCTCTGAcggagatggaagaggaaggagaCCATCTCCAGCCCCAGCTTGGGTGTCTGATCCGTCAGTTTGGTAAACAAGGCTCCGGCCGTGCCGACCTCACCCTGCCCAGCGGGGTCCACGCCACACCCCAGGGGCAGCTCTTCGTGGTGGACTGTGGGAACGCCCGCATCCAGGTGACTGACCCGCGAGGGAACGTCCTCCAGCAGGTGACCTCCACGACCTCCGAGGGCTCCGTTCGACGCTGCCGGAACTACTTCGACATCGCCGTCAACGCCAAGGGCCTGATCGCTCTGAGCTGTGCAGCGGAGCGCGCCCTCCTGGTGTTCAACCGCCACGGCCGTCTGCTCCAGACCTTCGGCGGGTTGGGGATGGGCGCCGCCAAGGACGAGCTGGAGGCCCCCCGGGGCGTGACGGTGACCCGGCTGGATGAGTTCCTCGTGGCGGACATCCGGAAAGGCACCCTGACCACCCTCAAGCTGGACCCCAAGACGGGCTCTCGGCTGGAGCGCACAGTGGTGACTGGTTTCCACAGGCCCTACCTGGTGGCTGCCTGCCTGAGCTCTGGCCTGGTGGCCGTGTCAGAGAGGGGTAGCGAGACGGGCCGGGAGCCCTGCGTCAAGGTGCTGGAGCCGAGCTGGAACACGGTGAGGGTCCTGGGGGTGTGTGCCGGCATGGGTCCCGTCCTGACCAGCCCCTGGGGGATCTGCATAGACAGGGATGGAGACGTGGTGGTGGTGGACTGGGGCAGGCAACACAGGGTGGTGATGTACCCAGCCCAGGGGGTAGGCAGGCCTATAATCACCCAGGGGCTGAGCAGCCCACGAGGTCTGACCCTGCTTCCTGAGGGGCATCTAGTGGTGTCAGACAGCATGCACCACTGTATCAAGATCTACCAGTACAAGTGATGTCACCAGAACACTGTGCAGCAATAACACTCCCACAGAATTATGAGAAGGGGACTTCGTGTTTCTTTGTTATATGCTGAGACTTGTATTTTCACCTAACCAAACGTGAACTGTTTTTGAAGTAACAAAGTGTAGAGTATTATTTCCTGTAATTTCAGCTAGCCTGTTCTCTGTCTACAAAGTTCTCCGTCTGTAGCCCTTAGGGATAACCTACATGATTGAATCATGACCTGTAGATGTCAGCATTGAAACATTAAAATCCAATTTATAAAGTCTTTCCTTAGAATCAAACAGTTTTTGGAATATCAAAAGTCTACAGTAGTTCCCTGTAATGAGAGTAAACACAAACATTCTGTACACTGATGTCATCATCGTCACTGTCATGTGATCACTCATAAGTGCTTACCATTCGTTACATTCACATGTTGTAAAGTTGAGACGCCTCTTGTACTATTTCCCTGTTCAATGTGATTTTGCTGTTTGCTGTGTAAAATATAAATGTTCATGAGTTTTCTGGAATCTGAGGAACAGTTCTATAAATGTTCCACACTGTCGTGTCATTGTTTTCTGACGGCGTGACAATCCTGTAGGCTGGAGACTGTATACCTCCCTTCCCACTCAGCTTCAATCACAGCTCGTCTTTCTCTCACAGCAAAACAAAACCAAACAGCACATGCATATTCTAGGATGGATTTACTGTGACAAATAACTCCCAACAATGACTGTgctccaactcctctcctcactcgtgtgtgtgtgtgtgtgtgtgtgtgtgtgtgtgtgtgtgtgtttctgaatgTCTACGATATGAAAGATGTCTCACAGAGGAAGCCGCTGCATCGTGTTACTAAGGATTAATAACCTCCAAAGTGTGAAAATGCTAATGTGTTCATCCAGAATAAACATCAGAGGCATCATGACACATCAAGAAGTGTGTGTTATTTTTTTTTGTGTTAGCTTTTTTTAGTTATTGTAGTTAGTCTCGGGGCTTATCTTCTTTTTTAAACTTAATTACTTGTTTTCCTCTCTGGCTTTCTCTGAAATCTGTCTCATAACATTATCTGCATATTTAATCAATACAACTTTACCTGTTCATGGTTTGTTTTTGGCAGTGTTTGCATTGTGCACAGATCAACTCCACACTTCCACCCTAAATGATTGATTTTACTGTGTCGGCTTAATGGAATCCCTCCAGACTCATCTGACCCGACAGATATACAAAATTGACCCAATTCCAGCCTCCAAAAGTCAGAAGACAACTTTCTGAGCAGGTGAAGATCGAAAAATTTGGACCGTGAGAAGAGCaaggtgagagagtgtgtgagaaaaTCGTGTAAACATCCTATGTTTGAGAGCTGGGACACACAGCCAGGGTGAAGAACGAGATGCAAACCAGTTCCACCTGTCCTCCACATCCACCTCTGCCGGAGATGTAAAATGCAAAGTGATGTGATTGCAAAAGTCATATTTAAACGCCACGTTTATTAGTAGTGCTGCTGCTCTACACCCACCCTGGACAATCATTGTCTGGCTGGACTGTAAAAGTACCGTGAGGGCAGTAGTGCTGCTGCTCTACACCCACCCTGGACAATCATTGTCTGGCTGGACTGTAAAAGTGCCGTGAGGGCAGTAGTGCTGCTGCTCTACACCCACCCTGGACAATCATTGTCTGGCTGGACTGTAAAAGTACCGTGAGGGCAGTAGTGCTGCTGCTCTACACCCACCCTGGACAATCATTGTCTGGCTGGACTGTAAAAGTGGACAATCATTGTCTGGCTGGACTGTAAAAGTGTCGTGAGGGCAGTAGTGCTGCTGCTCTACACCCACCCTGGACAATCATTGTCTGGCTGGACTGTAAAAGTGCCGTGAGGGCAGTAGTGCTGCTGCTCTACACCCACCCTGGACAATCATTGTCTGCAGGGGGTAAATGGGATTTTTCAGTCTGTGGATCTTCCTGGAAGTGCTGTTTTTTCTCCAGAGGCTCAGTTGGCAACTCCAGGATAGAGGGTTCAATTCCCTGGGCCATCCATATGTAAATTGTATACGAAATATAAATGTATGCACAAAATAACTTTGTATCCAAGTCTGCTAAATAGcttttaatattattattattattattattattataatagaaTCATCCCTGAGACAGaaacccactccctctctcataaATACCCAACACAGCAGCCTGTGGGTCCCATGGGATCCATTAGAATTGATGCCCTACTATATATTGAAATTGTGTTTGTTTCTCACTCTCTGGGATGAAAAAAGAGAGGGGGGGTATTGAGTGATACATTATGAGTAGTGTTGTTTGTTTCCTTGCCTCCAGTGGGAATATAGGAGTTTGTGTGTCCTCGTGCGTTTGGTAATGGAGAGATGTCGCACCTCTCCTGCTAATGCATCGTGTTACTAAGGATTTAACCTCCAAAAAACggtgaaaaaaaatctaaatgttgTTCATCCAGGATAAACATCGAAGATATAGACGTCCtaacacaacacagagttgcaaagAGAATATCTCAGACTGACCAATTAAACTGGCcaattaaaaaaagaaaagattaagatgtgtacaagaacacagacactggacagaggaactctgcctagaaggtcagcatccccagagtctcctcttcactgttgacgttgagactggacagaggaactctgcctagaaggtcagcatccccagagtctcctcttcactgttgacgttgagactggacagaggaactctgcctagaaggtcagcatccccagagtctcctcttcactgttgacgttgagactggacagaggaactctgcctagaaggtcagcatccccagagtctcctcttcactgttgacgttgagactggacagaggaactctgcctagaaggtcagcatcccggagtcgcctcttcactgttgacgttgagactggacagaggatctctgcctagaaggtcagcatcctggagtcgcctcttcactgttgacgttgagacgggtgttttgctgGTAATATTAAATGAAGCTGCCAGTGAAGGACTTGTgaagcgtctgtttctcaaactagacattctaatgtacttgtcctcttgatcagttgtgcaccggggcctcccactcctctttctattctggttagggccagtttgcgctattctgtgaagggagtagtacaccgcgttgtacgagatcttcagtttcttgccaatttcttgCACTggaatagcttttctttcaaaaacaaggacatttctaagtgaccccaaacgttttgAAGGGTAGTGTATATTGCCCGAAGAGTTGAGCAGAGTTGGTAGAATTTTATTGAAAATAATTCATAGCTGTAATGGCTGTCAAAGGTGCATCCACCAAGGattaactctggggtgtgaagacaCGCGCAATCAAGACATCATTTGTTTTTTTTCAAATTGTTTAATTACATTGTATTTATgaaatgttctttgtattttttcttcttcttctttctctgtGAAAATGTGTAGATAGGAATAGATAGGAAACAATCCAGTTCAATCTCTTTTTCGATTTGAATGTTAAAGGCAGCACAATGTGAAAAACTGTGTGAAAGGAGTGTGTAGACTTTAACTAGGcactgtttgagtgtgtgctgtTTTTTAATTCAGCAATACATCCGGGTAAGCAGCTTTGTGAGTATGTGCTTTAATaaaaaccatgtgtgtgtgttgacagagCTTCCAGTATGTATGTACGTGGGTGGCAGTGGGTAGGTTGTCTTTTGTactgtttcctttgaaatggggtctgtttaaATAAACTAAAAGTAACAGCGTGGTTtgctccatcctggtggcgccaggggactaattccatggatagagaaaATAAGATAATAGGTTTGAAACTCACTGATGAAAAATAAATGTGTTTGCGTGATTAATGTCTAAGGAAATAcatttccatgtgtcctatctgtgcttggagtgAAAACATGAACCCCAAATAAGCTAGCAATGTTATTAAAATTCTTATTGAATCATTCAGTGAAAGTTTTCAGCTATTCAAAAAGCTTTAGTTTCCGCTCTCAGAgcgttaataaaacctcccatgAAAACGTTGAAGGAACCAGATCAAAACGTTGTCAGAACTTCCCTGCAACCTATTCCGTTTTACCAGTCAGGAAACTTATGGCTTCGTTCCCACAACCGATGTGAAACCAAAATAATACGTTCCCACAACGTCCAAGGatccaaatgtgctagctgggtaccATAAAATACTTCCCTTATTCTTCGAGCTCGGCTTCAACTATCAACTAGTTAGGAGGCACACTTCTTGTACTGTGTATGAGTTACTGCAGTGGTTCCCAATCTCTTTTGTTTACTGTACCAGCaactgaattttgctctgccTGGAGCACCCCTGAACTACCCACTAATGTGCATTTTACCACTaagcctatggtctcatgagtcttcttaGCCTATCCACAAGGGGTAGGTACCAACCCGTAGTTGGGAACCACTGACTTGCTAAACATTATATTATTCTGTGTCAGTaggcatttacatttacatttatgtcATTTAGGCCTAGCGCCCTTGTCAGTAGGCCTG from Oncorhynchus keta strain PuntledgeMale-10-30-2019 chromosome 7, Oket_V2, whole genome shotgun sequence includes the following:
- the LOC118375894 gene encoding uncharacterized protein LOC118375894 — protein: MFPIHPHSPSPLGQSDTETPEEDHLAPLSPSLPPCWATQALRDLARGETEHRRLLERQVAETEGVSRGLERAILGARQEERRLLERVEQDHRDTQRRLEQLQRENAAAARVSQALLDQRLRKVAQLRELIQRSGQCQTGPDQNLLIRGVADLLQPWEISLSLKKVSFRPSSQPNVVTFGEIRFQEHNLCLNVGGCGPEGQFCALHSGEHCGNAQLGGAGEVRSTPDGGTGPGQDVTSPTGSGSLRVVRKIRLSARSDEESGEEKKSSPKRRRWPPKREPSDRESSQDEETESPMSQPQEEDLFLATSASLSNGDSEEDLRHRTNNFGGRLGYGVMSKRKQRTLVMVSGREPCSPPEGGRLEQSSLSPCWSLDSQDGGDSRGRVRPCEFPRELPSPSYRTMGSPSPKVSPREPLTSYSSMDLTSRECPHLCLSVSSDDHQMGPTGDSGHPLSPADSLDSCYTFIVSSPRDHSLRGSLNHDSRLSKSAADLSRKTPPLINCGRGEHVGAWRVNRSSLTSTTTSIPPTLSRGHTISEGLQSPTGRRDSGVWGPVAKRQSGIIGSTSRVSRCLSMSVIDSASQEQQGRGWGDRGERGKPALTEMEEEGDHLQPQLGCLIRQFGKQGSGRADLTLPSGVHATPQGQLFVVDCGNARIQVTDPRGNVLQQVTSTTSEGSVRRCRNYFDIAVNAKGLIALSCAAERALLVFNRHGRLLQTFGGLGMGAAKDELEAPRGVTVTRLDEFLVADIRKGTLTTLKLDPKTGSRLERTVVTGFHRPYLVAACLSSGLVAVSERGSETGREPCVKVLEPSWNTVRVLGVCAGMGPVLTSPWGICIDRDGDVVVVDWGRQHRVVMYPAQGVGRPIITQGLSSPRGLTLLPEGHLVVSDSMHHCIKIYQYK